A DNA window from Actinomycetota bacterium contains the following coding sequences:
- a CDS encoding pentapeptide repeat-containing protein: MPPSVEGHSGRTELRPDCSRCFGLCCVAPAFSVSADFALDKPAGRPCPNLAPDHRCAIHPSLRAQGFPGCAAYDCFGAGQRIAQATFGGRDWRSAPGTARQMFAAFGVMRQLHELLWYLTEAEALTGAEALPGAELLAPRLAEAREATETMASGDAARLVALDLDAHRRGVNETLVAVSVVVRGARGGLGPDRRGALLMGADLRRQDLRNASLRGALLVGANLQGLDLGAADLTGADLRGADLRGAGLGACLFVTQSQIDSARGDTRTRIPAGCQRPTHWD; the protein is encoded by the coding sequence ATGCCCCCGTCCGTGGAAGGCCACTCGGGCAGGACGGAGCTCCGCCCCGACTGCAGCCGCTGCTTCGGGCTGTGCTGCGTCGCACCGGCCTTTTCGGTCTCGGCCGATTTTGCCCTCGACAAGCCCGCCGGGCGCCCGTGCCCGAACCTGGCCCCGGATCACCGCTGCGCCATCCACCCATCGTTGCGCGCCCAGGGGTTCCCGGGGTGCGCCGCCTACGACTGCTTCGGGGCGGGGCAACGGATTGCGCAGGCGACCTTCGGGGGCCGGGACTGGCGCAGCGCCCCGGGGACCGCCCGGCAGATGTTCGCCGCCTTCGGGGTCATGCGCCAGCTCCACGAGCTGCTCTGGTACCTCACGGAGGCCGAGGCGCTGACCGGCGCCGAGGCCTTGCCGGGCGCCGAGCTCCTCGCGCCGCGCCTGGCTGAGGCCCGCGAAGCAACAGAAACGATGGCTTCCGGAGACGCAGCCAGGCTGGTGGCGCTCGACCTCGACGCGCACCGGCGCGGGGTCAACGAAACCCTGGTCGCGGTGAGCGTGGTCGTCAGGGGCGCCCGCGGGGGGCTCGGGCCCGACCGGCGGGGGGCACTGCTGATGGGGGCCGACCTCCGGCGGCAGGATCTCCGCAACGCCAGCCTGCGGGGGGCGCTCCTGGTGGGGGCCAACCTGCAGGGACTCGACCTCGGCGCCGCCGATCTCACGGGCGCGGATCTGCGCGGGGCCGACCTGCGCGGGGCCGGGCTCGGGGCCTGCCTATTTGTCACCCAGTCCCAGATCGATTCTGCCCGGGGCGATACCCGTACCCGGATCCCTGCCGGGTGCCAACGGCCCACCCACTGGGATTGA
- a CDS encoding uridine kinase: MESALHDLLMHRSLTDSALMEATAQAADFRILPTVSVVKIGGQSLIDRGRAAVYPIVEELVEASKRHKILIGTGAGTRARHLYATAADLGLPTGVLTDLGTAVAGQNAEMLGYLMARHGISVVGVGGFSGLPLHLAERNAAIFPGMPPYDMWQHVPREGIIPPYRTDAGCYLVAEAYGCRSMIFAKDEDGLFTANPKRDDSATLIPEITVSELLAMDLPDLVVERPLLSLLAKARHVRQIQVVNGLKPGSITRALDGEHVGTIITAG; the protein is encoded by the coding sequence ATGGAAAGCGCCCTGCACGACCTGCTGATGCACCGGTCCCTGACCGACAGCGCCCTCATGGAGGCCACCGCCCAGGCCGCCGACTTCCGCATCCTGCCCACCGTGAGCGTGGTCAAGATCGGCGGCCAGAGCCTGATCGACCGGGGCCGGGCTGCGGTCTACCCGATCGTCGAGGAGCTGGTGGAGGCCTCCAAGCGCCACAAGATCCTGATCGGCACCGGGGCCGGCACCCGGGCCCGCCACCTGTACGCCACCGCCGCCGACCTCGGGCTGCCGACCGGTGTGCTGACCGACCTGGGCACCGCGGTCGCCGGCCAGAACGCCGAGATGCTGGGCTACCTGATGGCCCGGCACGGCATCAGCGTGGTGGGGGTCGGCGGGTTCAGTGGGCTCCCCCTGCACCTGGCCGAGCGCAACGCCGCCATCTTCCCCGGCATGCCGCCCTACGACATGTGGCAGCACGTGCCGCGCGAGGGCATCATCCCGCCTTACCGCACCGACGCCGGTTGCTACCTGGTGGCCGAGGCCTACGGGTGCCGGTCGATGATCTTCGCCAAGGACGAGGACGGGCTGTTCACTGCCAACCCGAAGCGGGACGACTCGGCGACCCTCATCCCCGAGATCACCGTCAGCGAGTTGCTGGCCATGGACCTGCCCGATCTCGTCGTCGAGCGGCCGCTCCTATCCCTGCTGGCGAAGGCCCGCCATGTCCGCCAGATCCAGGTGGTCAACGGGCTGAAGCCGGGCTCGATCACCCGGGCACTCGACGGCGAGCACGTCGGCACCATCATCACGGCCGGCTAG
- a CDS encoding molybdenum storage protein subunit alpha, with the protein MSEALHVESALMRQTLLDRDLVAPATARPVIRLLPNLHVVKIGGHSVFDRGRDAILPVVDELKGAMKEHKLLITTGTGIRGRHVFEVGLDLGLPTGVLAGLASVDAEKNGHMLAALLAEEGVVYLPHQSVGHHLPVFLAAVPAVVANGYPPYGLYEFPPEVGRIPPHRTDAGAFLLADAYGAARLVYADDVDGIFTADPATDPGATLIPQATAAELQGLATLPIDRIVLELMASAKHIKQIQVVNGLRPGAITRALAGEHVGTIVTAG; encoded by the coding sequence ATGAGCGAAGCACTGCACGTCGAGTCCGCCCTCATGCGCCAGACCCTGCTGGACCGGGACCTCGTCGCCCCGGCGACCGCCCGCCCTGTCATCCGGCTGCTGCCCAACCTGCACGTCGTGAAGATCGGCGGCCATTCGGTTTTCGACCGGGGCCGGGACGCCATCCTCCCGGTGGTCGACGAGCTGAAGGGCGCCATGAAGGAGCACAAGCTGCTGATCACCACCGGTACCGGCATCCGGGGTCGGCACGTCTTCGAGGTGGGCCTCGACCTCGGCCTGCCGACCGGCGTCCTGGCAGGCCTGGCGTCAGTGGACGCCGAGAAGAACGGCCACATGCTTGCGGCCCTGCTGGCCGAGGAGGGCGTCGTCTACCTGCCGCACCAGAGCGTCGGCCACCACCTGCCGGTCTTCCTGGCGGCGGTGCCGGCCGTGGTCGCCAACGGCTACCCGCCCTACGGGCTGTACGAGTTCCCCCCCGAGGTCGGGCGGATCCCGCCCCACCGGACCGATGCCGGGGCCTTCCTCCTCGCCGACGCCTACGGCGCGGCGAGGCTGGTGTACGCCGACGACGTGGACGGCATCTTCACGGCCGACCCGGCGACCGACCCGGGGGCGACCCTGATCCCGCAGGCCACCGCCGCAGAGCTGCAGGGCCTGGCGACGCTGCCGATTGACCGGATCGTGCTGGAGCTCATGGCCTCGGCCAAGCACATCAAGCAGATCCAGGTGGTGAACGGGCTGCGGCCGGGTGCCATCACCAGGGCGCTGGCGGGCGAGCACGTGGGAACGATCGTTACTGCCGGTTAG
- a CDS encoding TOBE domain-containing protein — protein sequence MPQYRIGQVAEVLGVSADTVRRWVDAGKLPAERTGGGQRMIDGAELARFVSSGTHEIEGLRVQSTRNHLTGIVTRVVRDGVAAQVELQAGPFRMVSLMTREAADDLGLEPGMLAVAAVKSTSVMIELPADH from the coding sequence GTGCCCCAGTACCGGATCGGTCAGGTCGCTGAGGTCCTCGGCGTGAGCGCCGACACCGTGCGGCGCTGGGTCGATGCCGGCAAGCTGCCCGCCGAGCGCACCGGCGGCGGGCAACGCATGATCGACGGGGCCGAGCTGGCCCGCTTCGTCTCCTCCGGCACCCACGAGATCGAGGGGCTCCGGGTGCAGTCCACCCGCAACCACCTGACGGGCATCGTCACCCGGGTGGTGCGCGACGGGGTCGCTGCCCAGGTCGAGCTCCAGGCCGGGCCCTTCCGCATGGTCTCCCTCATGACGCGGGAGGCGGCGGACGACCTCGGCCTGGAGCCCGGGATGCTGGCGGTGGCGGCGGTGAAATCGACGAGCGTGATGATCGAGCTACCCGCCGACCACTAG
- a CDS encoding ATP-binding cassette domain-containing protein, whose product MNFRAARSPLMWLGGLLALYLLVPVLAFLVRLSHQAPLPSTPGLWDAVWVSSSSATISVLVIALAGIPLAYALAHSRSWIATAVGVAVYLPLALPPLMSGILLLFLVGPYTTVGRLFGGHLTGTLAGVVIAQSFVSAPFLIVAARSAFEAADPALEDVAATLGRRPLARFFQVSLPAAAPGIRAGLLLAWLRAFGEYGATVILAYHPYTLPVFNYVQFQAVGLDATVAPTALALCIAALLVGLEHIRPGVRYRRKAVLPLATPPAPAPHTPVGFDLDTAVGSFHLRLAHQSTRFRVAILGASGSGKSMTLKCLAGLMGPKCGPVLYDGEVVNRVPVEARRIGYVPQTTGLFPHLTVWQQLRFAPDADPAVAAWWLDTLHLTGLEDRLPSQLSGGQRQRVSVARAMARGPRLLLLDEPFSALDAPVRDELRRELRRLQLQTGLSSVLVTHDPEEAALLADEVIVMDHGRVLQAGPLPEVYARPASPQVARLLGIQNLREGIVGADGGIDVDGVTISVPTPGLSPGSAVLWSIRPEYVALDGLQRGARYGARVLDIVNMGAVSDLVLRLGDGVGPELRARSVTAPSVRPGDLVDVSLPPGHITVWAVAEPAPDPVQRSATPVR is encoded by the coding sequence GTGAACTTCCGGGCAGCCCGCAGCCCCCTCATGTGGCTGGGGGGGCTGCTGGCGTTGTACCTGCTCGTGCCGGTCCTCGCCTTCCTGGTCCGGCTGTCCCACCAGGCACCCCTGCCCAGCACGCCCGGGCTGTGGGACGCGGTCTGGGTCTCGTCGTCCAGCGCCACCATCTCGGTGCTGGTGATCGCCCTGGCGGGCATCCCGCTCGCCTACGCCCTGGCCCACAGCCGGAGCTGGATCGCCACGGCCGTGGGGGTTGCGGTCTACCTCCCCCTGGCCCTGCCGCCTCTGATGAGCGGCATCCTCCTGCTGTTCCTCGTCGGCCCCTACACCACCGTCGGGAGGCTGTTCGGGGGGCACCTGACCGGGACGCTGGCCGGGGTGGTCATCGCCCAGAGCTTTGTCTCGGCGCCGTTCCTGATCGTCGCCGCCCGGTCGGCGTTCGAGGCGGCCGATCCCGCCCTCGAGGACGTCGCCGCCACGCTGGGCCGCCGCCCGCTCGCCCGCTTCTTCCAGGTGAGCCTGCCCGCCGCCGCTCCCGGCATCCGGGCCGGGCTGCTGCTCGCCTGGCTCCGGGCCTTCGGCGAGTACGGCGCCACGGTCATCCTCGCCTACCACCCCTACACGCTGCCGGTCTTCAACTATGTCCAGTTCCAGGCCGTCGGCCTGGACGCAACCGTGGCTCCCACCGCCCTGGCCCTGTGCATCGCCGCCCTCCTCGTCGGTCTGGAGCACATCCGGCCCGGCGTGCGCTACCGCCGCAAGGCGGTCCTGCCGCTGGCGACACCCCCGGCGCCCGCGCCGCACACGCCGGTCGGCTTCGACCTGGACACCGCGGTCGGCTCGTTCCACCTGCGCCTCGCCCACCAGTCCACCCGGTTCCGGGTGGCGATCCTGGGCGCGTCAGGGTCGGGGAAGTCCATGACGCTCAAGTGCCTGGCCGGGCTGATGGGGCCGAAGTGCGGCCCGGTGCTCTACGACGGGGAGGTGGTCAACCGGGTCCCGGTCGAGGCCCGCCGGATCGGCTACGTGCCCCAGACGACCGGCCTCTTCCCGCACCTGACCGTGTGGCAGCAGCTGCGTTTCGCCCCGGACGCCGACCCCGCGGTCGCCGCCTGGTGGCTGGACACCCTGCACCTCACCGGGCTGGAGGACCGCCTTCCCTCGCAGCTCTCAGGCGGCCAGCGCCAGCGGGTGAGCGTCGCCCGGGCGATGGCCCGGGGGCCCCGGCTGCTGCTGCTCGACGAGCCCTTCTCGGCCCTCGATGCCCCGGTGCGCGACGAGCTGCGCCGGGAGCTGCGCCGGCTCCAGCTGCAGACCGGGCTGTCCTCGGTGCTGGTCACCCACGACCCCGAGGAGGCCGCCCTGCTGGCGGACGAGGTCATCGTGATGGATCACGGGCGGGTCCTGCAGGCCGGGCCCCTGCCCGAGGTCTACGCCCGCCCGGCGTCGCCCCAGGTGGCCCGCCTGCTGGGGATCCAGAACCTACGGGAGGGCATCGTGGGGGCGGACGGCGGCATTGATGTGGACGGTGTGACGATCTCGGTGCCCACTCCTGGCCTCAGCCCCGGCAGTGCCGTGCTCTGGTCGATCCGCCCTGAGTACGTGGCGCTCGACGGGCTGCAGAGAGGGGCGCGCTACGGGGCGCGGGTCCTGGACATCGTGAACATGGGGGCGGTGAGCGACCTGGTGCTGCGCCTGGGCGACGGGGTGGGCCCCGAGTTGCGGGCACGCTCGGTGACCGCTCCGTCGGTACGTCCGGGGGATCTGGTGGACGTTTCCCTGCCCCCGGGCCACATCACGGTATGGGCTGTGGCTGAACCAGCCCCGGATCCCGTGCAGCGAAGCGCCACCCCAGTTCGCTGA
- a CDS encoding extracellular solute-binding protein, translated as MEQSTSRARRAAVLSTVFVLLLAACSKSTNHSTGGSTPSGGTTASPTAVNGNGQPVNVLYAGSLAGLMTNQIGPAFQAATGYKFNGTGAGSTALASGIKSGVYQGDVFLSAAAAPNASLMGSANGNWVSWYATIATSGLVLGYNPSSTYASAITSRPWYNAVTLNGFKLGRTDPKTDPKGVLAAQAVTTTAAAGGLSPAVSNPTALKALVAATNTGNVFDETSLVAQLQTKQLDAAFFYTIEAQASGIKTVPLTGPASTLHATYTITILNKASDEAGAEAFVNFLLGKTGQAFMTTDQFQLVTPPSVTGTGEPAGLNTALGM; from the coding sequence ATGGAGCAGTCCACCTCACGGGCGCGCCGTGCGGCGGTGCTGTCCACCGTGTTCGTCCTGCTGCTGGCCGCGTGCAGCAAGAGCACCAACCACTCGACCGGTGGTTCCACGCCCAGCGGCGGGACCACTGCCAGCCCCACCGCGGTCAACGGCAACGGCCAACCGGTCAACGTGCTGTACGCCGGCTCGCTGGCCGGCCTCATGACCAACCAGATCGGACCGGCCTTCCAGGCGGCCACCGGCTATAAATTCAACGGCACAGGCGCCGGCTCCACCGCCCTCGCCAGCGGCATCAAGAGTGGCGTGTACCAGGGCGACGTCTTCCTCTCCGCCGCCGCCGCCCCCAACGCCTCCCTGATGGGGTCGGCCAACGGCAACTGGGTCTCGTGGTATGCCACCATCGCCACGTCGGGCTTGGTGCTCGGCTACAACCCCAGCAGCACCTATGCCTCGGCGATCACCAGCCGGCCTTGGTACAACGCCGTGACCCTGAACGGCTTCAAGCTGGGCCGGACCGATCCGAAGACCGACCCGAAGGGGGTCCTGGCCGCCCAGGCGGTCACCACCACTGCGGCGGCCGGCGGCCTGTCGCCGGCGGTGTCCAACCCGACGGCGCTCAAGGCCCTGGTCGCTGCCACCAACACCGGCAACGTCTTCGACGAGACCTCGCTGGTCGCCCAGCTGCAGACCAAGCAGCTCGATGCCGCGTTCTTCTACACGATCGAGGCGCAGGCGTCCGGCATCAAGACGGTGCCGCTCACCGGGCCGGCTTCCACCCTGCATGCCACCTACACCATCACCATCCTGAACAAGGCGTCCGATGAGGCCGGGGCGGAGGCCTTCGTCAACTTCCTCCTCGGCAAGACCGGCCAGGCCTTCATGACCACCGACCAGTTCCAGCTCGTCACCCCGCCCTCGGTGACCGGCACCGGGGAACCGGCGGGTCTCAACACGGCGTTGGGTATGTGA
- a CDS encoding DUF2277 domain-containing protein, which yields MCRSIKTLRGADPTPEEIHAAALQYVRKVSGYRAPSRANTAAFEAAVQEITQASARLLDSLQPGVRQEISGS from the coding sequence ATGTGCCGCAGTATCAAGACGCTCCGGGGTGCTGACCCCACTCCCGAGGAGATCCACGCCGCTGCGCTCCAATACGTGCGCAAGGTGAGTGGCTACCGGGCACCTTCCCGGGCCAACACGGCAGCGTTCGAGGCGGCGGTCCAGGAGATCACGCAGGCCTCTGCCCGTCTGCTCGACTCCCTGCAACCTGGCGTTCGCCAGGAGATTTCCGGGTCCTAG
- a CDS encoding LLM class flavin-dependent oxidoreductase, with protein MTTPTAPVRGFAFPSTGDLGLVATIAGSAEEFGYRTVWTNDAPPGDGLACATAMLEAAQHIRVGVGAVAVDRRPPTVIAQALDGAARGAAGERLVVVLGAGMKATVNQVRAAVGELRDLAPDLTVGVAAMGPKMCRMGGEVADLVLLNWMNPERIAWARERIREGAANRLAGLRAPEPEVASYVRVALGQGAGMRVAAEASRYNQMPQYAQNFAAMGVASAGIGAPDPEKAIAMAEPYEAVLDETVLRCIVNMPAGENPELDEVFEALGVLMETASRFAPAPPADPDQIAAEEG; from the coding sequence ATGACGACGCCCACAGCCCCGGTGCGGGGCTTTGCCTTCCCGTCGACCGGTGACCTCGGGCTGGTCGCCACCATCGCCGGCAGCGCCGAGGAGTTCGGCTACCGAACGGTCTGGACCAACGACGCCCCACCGGGCGACGGGTTGGCGTGCGCCACCGCGATGCTCGAGGCGGCGCAGCACATCCGGGTAGGGGTGGGGGCGGTCGCGGTGGACCGCAGGCCTCCCACCGTGATCGCCCAGGCCCTTGACGGGGCAGCCCGCGGGGCCGCGGGCGAGCGCCTCGTGGTGGTCCTCGGGGCGGGGATGAAAGCCACGGTCAACCAGGTCCGGGCGGCGGTCGGCGAGCTGCGCGACCTCGCGCCCGACCTCACCGTCGGGGTGGCCGCCATGGGGCCGAAGATGTGCCGGATGGGGGGCGAGGTGGCCGACTTGGTGCTCCTCAACTGGATGAACCCGGAGCGCATCGCCTGGGCCCGGGAACGGATCCGGGAAGGGGCGGCCAACCGGCTCGCCGGCCTCCGGGCGCCGGAGCCCGAGGTGGCCTCCTACGTGCGGGTGGCCCTCGGCCAGGGCGCCGGGATGCGGGTGGCCGCCGAGGCCTCGCGGTACAACCAGATGCCGCAGTACGCGCAGAACTTCGCCGCCATGGGGGTGGCCTCGGCTGGCATCGGGGCCCCCGACCCGGAAAAGGCGATAGCCATGGCTGAGCCCTACGAGGCGGTGCTGGACGAAACCGTCCTGCGCTGCATCGTGAACATGCCCGCCGGCGAGAACCCCGAGCTCGATGAGGTCTTCGAGGCCCTCGGGGTGCTGATGGAGACCGCCAGCCGTTTCGCCCCCGCCCCGCCCGCCGACCCGGACCAGATCGCAGCTGAGGAGGGCTGA
- a CDS encoding helix-turn-helix transcriptional regulator, producing MDASEMLRQARRRAGLSQRSLAATTGVAQPTIARIESGHADPRVATLARLLQACGQALQAAPAPAATPATAPLPGAGIDRTAIGELLALTPAQRLEALMDESPVLERLDRARRVE from the coding sequence ATGGACGCCTCCGAGATGCTCCGGCAGGCCCGGCGGCGGGCCGGGCTCAGCCAGCGCTCACTCGCCGCCACCACCGGGGTGGCCCAGCCCACCATTGCCCGGATCGAGTCCGGGCACGCCGACCCGCGGGTGGCCACCCTCGCCCGCCTGCTGCAGGCATGCGGCCAGGCCCTGCAGGCGGCCCCCGCCCCCGCAGCGACACCGGCCACCGCACCCCTACCTGGGGCGGGCATCGATCGCACCGCCATCGGGGAGCTGCTCGCCCTGACCCCGGCGCAGCGGCTGGAGGCCCTGATGGACGAGTCCCCCGTTCTGGAGCGCCTCGACCGGGCCCGCCGAGTCGAGTGA
- a CDS encoding ornithine cyclodeaminase family protein, with protein MLVLSADDVAALLDLDELVGAVEAAMVDLSAGRASMPSRVAASVTDRRAMLAAMPAFLPSAGALTTKLVSLFPENTDRPTHQALICCFDPVTGSPLAVMDGTYVTATRTAAGSALAARLLARKNAEVVSVIGTGVQAGTHARALIRLPQVKLVQIAGRDRSKVARLIDDLAEAAVAAQPASSIEDAVRSADIVCVATHADAPVVRRAWLRPGTHINSVGYNTAGAGEIDGETVRDALVVVESRAAALGAPPSGAVELRRAIEAGLIGADYIPTEIGEIAAGQATGRIDDEQLTLYKSVGVAVQDAAAAALILQAARARGGGLSVDM; from the coding sequence ATGCTCGTGTTGTCCGCCGATGATGTTGCCGCTCTCCTCGACCTCGATGAGCTGGTCGGCGCGGTAGAGGCGGCCATGGTCGATCTCAGCGCAGGCCGGGCGTCGATGCCCTCGCGGGTGGCGGCGAGCGTTACGGATCGACGGGCAATGCTCGCGGCAATGCCGGCGTTCTTGCCCTCGGCGGGGGCGCTGACCACCAAGCTGGTCAGCTTGTTCCCTGAGAATACCGATCGACCTACCCACCAGGCGCTGATCTGCTGTTTCGATCCTGTTACCGGCAGCCCGCTGGCCGTCATGGACGGAACCTATGTGACCGCGACGCGCACCGCTGCCGGTTCGGCGTTGGCCGCCCGCCTGCTCGCCCGCAAGAACGCTGAGGTGGTGTCGGTGATCGGGACGGGTGTACAGGCCGGCACCCATGCCCGAGCGCTGATCCGGCTGCCCCAGGTCAAGTTGGTGCAGATCGCCGGGCGCGACCGGTCGAAGGTCGCCCGACTCATCGACGACCTTGCCGAAGCCGCCGTCGCAGCACAACCGGCGTCGTCGATCGAAGACGCCGTCCGCTCGGCCGACATCGTTTGTGTCGCCACCCACGCCGACGCGCCGGTCGTGCGCCGCGCATGGCTGCGGCCCGGCACACATATCAACTCGGTCGGCTACAACACCGCCGGGGCAGGCGAGATCGACGGCGAAACCGTTCGCGACGCCCTCGTGGTCGTCGAGTCGCGCGCGGCCGCGCTGGGCGCACCGCCATCAGGAGCCGTGGAGCTGCGCCGAGCCATCGAAGCGGGCCTGATCGGCGCCGACTACATACCCACCGAGATCGGCGAGATCGCCGCGGGGCAGGCCACCGGCCGCATCGATGATGAGCAGCTGACCCTGTACAAGTCGGTCGGCGTCGCCGTCCAAGATGCCGCCGCGGCGGCCTTGATTCTCCAGGCGGCCCGCGCACGCGGAGGGGGCCTCAGCGTCGACATGTGA
- a CDS encoding helix-turn-helix domain-containing protein, translating into MSRLPREQRHQELVREALRAFGDRGYEATTLDAIAEAAGVRKQTLLYYFPTKDDLFDACVDALIEGLERSLSKVLVSRDEGLDRVEFVIRTLFRLAEHWPEFPLFIREAARRSPLVVQRIADALEPFRKAAIGFLERGMEVGEFRRQDPGLLLFTLYTAVVGTLAEAGTLRAVAGDASGHTALRQREQELVTFVRHALEP; encoded by the coding sequence GTGAGCCGCCTCCCCCGTGAGCAGCGGCATCAGGAGCTGGTGCGGGAGGCGCTGCGCGCCTTCGGCGATCGGGGGTACGAGGCCACCACCCTCGATGCCATTGCCGAAGCGGCGGGGGTCCGCAAGCAGACCCTCCTGTACTACTTCCCCACCAAGGACGACCTCTTCGACGCCTGCGTCGACGCCCTGATCGAAGGCCTGGAGCGCTCGCTCAGCAAGGTGCTGGTCAGCCGGGACGAGGGCCTGGATCGGGTGGAGTTCGTCATCCGCACGCTGTTCCGCCTCGCCGAGCACTGGCCCGAGTTCCCCCTTTTCATCCGCGAGGCCGCCCGGCGCAGCCCGCTGGTGGTACAGCGCATCGCCGACGCCCTGGAGCCCTTCCGCAAAGCGGCCATCGGCTTCCTGGAGCGGGGGATGGAGGTGGGCGAGTTCCGCCGCCAGGACCCCGGCCTGCTGCTCTTCACCCTGTACACCGCCGTCGTCGGCACCCTGGCCGAAGCGGGCACCTTGCGGGCGGTGGCAGGCGACGCCAGCGGCCACACCGCCCTGCGCCAGCGGGAGCAGGAGCTGGTGACCTTCGTCCGCCACGCCCTGGAGCCGTAG